Proteins from a genomic interval of Antedon mediterranea chromosome 5, ecAntMedi1.1, whole genome shotgun sequence:
- the LOC140049802 gene encoding uncharacterized protein codes for MSTKGSEIWSDSMNVLWWTRGHSRDFKPFVANRIGEIQGQTNPSQWRYIPTKLNPADVASQGCTVIELQQNEFWWRGPEILSDCEMQWPENKIENVIDEIEIKKRTKTLLSKVVPRVKSDNWRLNPIRYSSWNKLVCVFAYVMRFINKCRLKDKVRGPLNVDEVKDSEIAIIQNAQGDEFSDEIKRLSKGEILNTKSNISGLNPRMDADYLLRANGRLSLNEAISYDVRYPIILPRKHHVTKLIVKMYHELGNHVIGTTHKLSLLSEK; via the coding sequence ATGTCAACTAAAGGAAGTGAAATTTGGAGTGACAGTATGAATGTATTGTGGTGGACTCGAGGTCATAGTAGAGATTTTAAGCCGTTCGTTGCTAATCGAATTGGTGAAATACAAGGTCAAACAAACCCTAGTCAATGGAGATATATACCCACTAAATTAAACCCTGCGGATGTGGCTTCGCAAGGATGTACTGTTATAGAGTTGCAGCAGAATGAATTTTGGTGGCGAGGTCCTGAAATCTTAAGTGATTGTGAGATGCAATGGCCAGAAAATAAGATTGAGAATGTGATAGATGAAATAGAGATTAAGAAAAGAACGAAAACGTTATTGAGTAAAGTGGTACCAAGAGTGAAAAGTGATAACTGGAGATTAAACCCAATAAGGTACTCTAGTTGGAATAAGTTAGTGTGTGTATTTGCGTATGTGATgcgttttataaataaatgtaggtTAAAAGACAAAGTCAGAGGACCATTAAATGTAGATGAGGTTAAGGACTCGGAAATTGCCATAATTCAAAACGCACAGGGTGATGAGTTCTCAGACGAAATTAAGAGATTAAGTAAGGGTGAAATACTAAATACAAAGAGTAATATAAGTGGATTGAATCCTCGAATGGATGCCGATTATTTGCTTAGAGCAAATGGACGTTTAAGTCTAAATGAGGCGATATCATATGATGTAAGATATCCCATTATATTACCGAGGAAACATCATGTCactaaattaattgtaaaaatgtatCATGAGTTAGGAAATCATGTAATAGGTACAACTCATAAACTGTCATTATTATCtgagaagtag
- the LOC140049803 gene encoding uncharacterized protein gives MAYGLDTDTFLNAFHRFVSRRGKPEEMMSDNGTHFVGADRELKGVLKSLDNDKIQSVTVVTGAEGIINSRPLTYQSASVKDVIPLTPNHCLPCQMGGNLAPESIFDTTVFNPRKQWRRVQELMRHFWNRWLREWLPALNKRKKWREPKRDLRVDEVVLVVQKGTVRGQWPLGRIKEIY, from the exons ATGGCGTACGGTTTAGACACAGATACGTTTCTAAATGCTTTTCATAGATTTGTCAGTAGAAGGGGTAAACCCGAGGAAATGATGTCTGATAACGGGACACATTTTGTAGGAGCTGATAGAGAATTAAAGGGAGTGTTAAAATCGTTAGATAACGATAAAATTCAAAGTGTGACAGTGGTCACTG GAGCAGAGGGTATAATAAACTCACGTCCATTAACATATCAATCTGCCTCAGTAAAGGATGTAATTCCATTAACTCCAAACCATTGTTTACCGTGTCAAATGGGAGGTAATCTAGCTCCAGAGAGCATATTTGACACAACAGTTTTTAATCCTAGGAAACAATGGAGACGTGTCCAAGAATTAATGCGACACTTTTGGAATAGGTGGTTAAGGGAGTGGTTACCAGCATTGAACAAACGAAAAAAGTGGAGGGAACCCAAGAGGGATCTTAGAGTTGATGAAGTGGTATTGGTAGTTCAGAAAGGTACGGTACGTGGTCAATGGCCATTGGgtagaataaaagaaatatattag
- the LOC140049801 gene encoding uncharacterized protein — MSCGINGYKNDHNRLLHREKVEKESNFETVEVGVAREGEHKVTKTETGTNTTLLSKNQSIALRTIPIIVSNGKKRIEVNALLDDGSTQTYVNEELCGELGLSEVTEEMVVSLLSGNDERFVTKPVEIFVLPLDGSKKFKVNAVTISDVTGRLEASDWSSVNKDWDHLRDIEFLVISSQRKEIDLLIGVDCPQLHTALEEKCGGPGEPVARRTPLGWTCVGPLSRSLRTISLHVNTYKTSRERSNDVDELMRKFWEVDSYGVSDLKIYKAEDERVIQKVSESLTAVDERYSVNIPWREEGLNMDNNYEMAFKRLECLERKLTRDKMLGDNYQNVLDNYRSKGYVRKIDQSLTELNQWFLPHFPVVKPERETTKVRLVFDAAARYGGRCLNDMIYPGPKLQTDLFDVLLRFRKEKVAIICDIAEIYLQIGVQPEDRKMLRFLWQDLDTERMPEIYEFNRLVFGLNVAPFLAQFVTQEQARKNSKEYLLGARAVLDSTYMDDTMASVKNEQEAVELYREIKELWGSAGMSARKWVSNSKAVLEKIPEVDRAKEIKLSGNELPSAKTLGFNMESRGRYI, encoded by the coding sequence ATGTCCTGTGGTATAAATGGGTATAAGAATGACCATAATAGATTGTTACATAGAGAAAAAGTTGAAAAGGAAAGTAATTTTGAAACTGTAGAGGTAGGAGTTGCCAGGGAAGGGGAGCATAAAGTAACTAAAACAGAAACAGGGACAAACACTACATTGTTAAGTAAAAACCAATCTATTGCTTTGCGAACCATACCAATCATAGTTAGTAATGGAAAGAAAAGAATAGAGGTAAATGCATTATTAGATGATGGTAGTACTCAGACATATGTTAATGAAGAGTTATGTGGAGAGTTGGGTCTCAGTGAAGTAACAGAAGAGATGGTTGTGAGTTTGTTAAGTGGTAATGATGAAAGATTTGTGACTAAGCCAGTTGAGATATTTGTATTACCGTTGGATGGATCTAAGAAATTTAAAGTGAATGCAGTGACTATAAGTGATGTTACTGGTAGACTAGAAGCGTCAGATTGGAGTAGTGTTAATAAGGATTGGGATCATTTGAGAGACATAGAATTTCTTGTGATAAGTAGTCAGAGAAAAGAGATAGATTTACTAATTGGAGTGGATTGTCCACAGTTGCATACAGCATTAGAAGAGAAATGTGGGGGTCCCGGAGAACCTGTTGCGAGAAGAACACCGTTAGGTTGGACGTGTGTTGGTCCTTTGAGTAGAAGTTTGCGAACAATATCACTACATGTGAATACTTACAAAACCAGTAGGGAACGAAGTAATGATGTGGACGAGTTGATGAGGAAGTTTTGGGAAGTAGATAGTTATGGAGTAAGTgatttgaaaatatataaagcTGAAGATGAAAGAGTGATTCAAAAAGTGTCAGAGTCATTGACAGCTGTTGATGAGCGATACAGTGTAAATATTCCGTGGCGGGAAGAAGGATTAAATATGGATAACAATTATGAGATGGCCTTTAAGAGATTAGAGTGTCTAGAAAGAAAATTAACTAGAGACAAGATGTTAGGCGATAATTATCAGAACGTTTTAGATAATTACAGATCCAAAGGCTATGTCAGAAAAATAGACCAATCCCTAACAGAACTAAATCAATGGTTTCTACCACATTTCCCAGTAGTTAAACCCGAAAGAGAAACAACGAAAGTTAGGTTAGTGTTCGACGCCGCGGCGCGTTATGGGGGAAGATGTTTGAATGATATGATCTATCCCGGGCCTAAATTGCAGACCGATTTATTCGATGTTTTATTAAGATTTAGAAAGGAAAAGGTAGCAATTATTTGCGATATTGCAGAAATATATCTCCAGATTGGAGTGCAACCAGAAGATAGGAAAATGCTTAGGTTTTTGTGGCAAGATTTAGACACAGAGCGGATGCCAGAAATTTATGAGTTTAATCGACTAGTGTTTGGTCTTAATGTTGCGCCATTCTTAGCTCAATTTGTAACTCAGGAACAGGCGCGAAAGAATTCTAAAGAGTATCTCCTAGGAGCACGAGCTGTTTTAGACTCTACCTACATGGATGACACCATGGCCTCGGTTAAAAATGAGCAAGAGGCAGTAGAGTTATATAGAGAGATTAAAGAATTATGGGGAAGCGCGGGTATGAGTGCTAGAAAATGGGTTTCAAATTCAAAAGCGGTACTGGAAAAAATACCAGAAGTAGATAGAGCTAAAGAAATCAAATTAAGTGGGAACGAGTTACCTTCTGCAAAAACCTTAGGATTTAATATGGAAAGCCGTGGAAGATACATTTAA